Below is a window of Pirellulales bacterium DNA.
GCTATTGTCCGGCGATATCGACGGCCGCAACTTTAAAAAGAAAGATTCGCTGGTCGAACATCTCGAAGATTGTCGGCGCATGAACTTGGAAGTCATGCCTCCCGACGTCAACACATCAGAGGCCGATTCCTCCGTCCGCGACGGCAAGATCGTGTTTGCGCTCGCAGCCATTAAGGGCTGTGGCGGTTCTGCAGGCGAAGCGATCGCGACTGCGCGGCGATTGGATGGCCCGTTCCGCAGCTTGTTCGATTTCTGCGAACGCTGCGATCCGTCGGTCGTCAATCGTGGCGCGATCGAAAGCCTGATCAAGGCCGGCGCGTTTGATCGGCTGCATGCCAATCGCAACTCCGTCTGGCAATCGCTCGATCGCGCCTTGCAAGCCGGCGTGGCGAAGCTCGCCGACCGTAAGGCCGGCCAAAAAGGCTTGTTCGACGACGACGCAGCCGAAGAATCGCCCGCCACTGCCGAACAATCCCTCGTGCAGACGCCCGATTGGACCGAGAAAGAACGGACAGTCAACGAAAAGGAAGTTTTGGGCTTCTACCTCACAAGCCATCCGCTCGACGAACATCGCGAGACCCTGGCGACCTATTGCTCACATTCCACCGCTGGCATCGCCAACGTCCCTGGCCGCAGCGAAGTTCATTTGGGAGGGGTGATTTCTTCGCTCAAATATTCGCACACGAAGTCGAACAACGCCAAGTACGTGATGTTCGATCTCGAGGATCTGGACGGCATCATCCGTTGCATCCTTTGGCCCGACCAGTTTGCAACGATTGGCCAGCTCGTCCAGGCCGACGCGATTCTTGCCGTGCGCGGCACCGTCGATCGGCGGCCTGGCAGCGAGGAAGCGAACCTCATCGTGAACGAACTTTTCCCGCTAGATGAATTGCAGCGCCGCGGCACGAAGGGAGTCGTGATTCGCATCGACGAAGAAAAGCACGGCTCAAGCGTAGTCGATCGACTCAAAGAGATCGTCGCCGGTTTTCCCGGTACGTGCGACTTTCAGTTGGTGCTGAACTTGGCCGATGGATCGCGGTTACATTTGAAGAGTAACTCGCTGCGCGTCGAATTGAACGCGGCGTTTCGCGAGCAAATCGACGCGTTGCTCGGTCCTGGCAACTTGCGGGCAATCGTAGCCCCGCCCCCAACGAGCTCACCTCAGCACCGTAATAATGGCTATGCTCGCCGCCACGCAGTGGCAAGCTAAACGTAAGCTAGATTTGAGCGTACTCCTGGCGAACCGCTAACTGTTGAGGTGATTCAATGAGCCTTTCAAATTGTCTTTCGATCGGTTGGCGAATTGCCGAGATCTTTGGAATTGCTGCGCTGCTGATTGTCGCAGGATGCAATGCTGATCCATCGATGGAATATCAGTCGCTGCCTCAGCCAGTGAATCAGCCGACGATTCGGTTCACCAGCAACATTGCACCCGGCCAGCTTATCGCGGAGTCGCTCGGCCAAATCGGCGAACCCGCGGTCGATGCGTTAAAGCAATCACTGGCCGATAAAAACCCTATTGTTCGCGTCGAAGCATGCCGAGCGCTTGGATATATGGGAGTCAAAGCAAACGCCGCGGTCGCCGAACTTATCGCGGCACTCGACGACTCCGAGGAAGCTGTTCGTCTGGAAGCCGCCCGAGCGCTTGGCGACATCGGCGAAGCTTCCGCCCCTGCCGTTCCGCGGTTGATCGAGTTACTGCGACAACAGCGATAGCGTCTATCCGTAGTTCAATCGATTTGGCACGTCGCGAGCAATCGGCACGTCGATCAGTTTCGGCTTGTTGCCCGCCAACGATTCTCGCAATGCGTCGCTTAGCTCATCGGTGTTGCTAACTCGAATTGCATCGATGCCAAAAGACTTCGCCAGCGTAACCATATCGACTTCAGGACGGTTCAGGTCTATCTCGTGGAACTTGCCTCGGCGAGCATTCGGCAGTTGCATTCCCATCGCGCCAATTTTGAGGATTTGATATTGTGCATTGTTAGGAATGACAAACGTTGCACCGATCTCGTGATGCGCAGCCGACCAAAGCCCTTGAATTCCATACAACGCGGCTCCCTCGCCGAGAATGCCCAACACCGGGCGATCCGGCCATGCCAGCTTTGCGCCCAGCGTCACGCCAAGCCCCCATCCGAGCGCCCATCCGCGATGGCCAAAGTATCCATCCGTGTTCTTGAGTGCGCCGAGGCGTTCTAGTGTCGTATTTGTCGTGGTGACCGCCTCCTCGACGACGACAACATCCGGTGGCAATGAACGAGCCACCGCATCCATGAATACCAGCGGCGTCATCGGGCGGAGCGCTCGCTCGGCATCAATTTCGCGACGCAGTTGTTTTCGAGCTGCGGCATGTTCGGCGGTAGATCGTTCGATTCGTTGTTTCGCGACCTCGTGGTCGGAAGCGGTCATCTTTTCAGCGAGTAATTGAGTCAGCAGTTGCAGGCATGTCGCAGTATCGCCAATGATGCCAACCTCGACCGGATAGTTCTTATTGAGTTGGTACGGATTCTCGTCAATTTGCACAATGCGGAGGTGTTCAGGAATTGCTCGAGCCGGTTCGTGGTAGACATATTGGCGCAGCAGGTCCATCCCAACCACCAGCAACATGTCGAAATTCTTGAGCCGCTCGCGAATTTCCGGCGACCATAACGGAAGTCCGGGGGCCGAAAGTGGATGATCGCAAGGGAAACCTAACCTTCCGTGAGTCGTGCCGCTTTCAGCAATGGCTGGTGCACCGAGTGTTTCAACCAGGTCCACTAATGCGCGAACGCCGCCACGCGACTCTTGTACTCTGCTACCAACGAGAACGGCGGGGTTCTTTGCCGACCGCAGTAGACGTTCGGCCGCATGCAGTGCCTCGATTGCCGGCCTGACGGCATGGTTTGGCAATTGCGCGGAAGTAGTGTCTAAGTGCTCTGCTAGCTCTAACTGCACATCGACTGGGATCGACATAAATACCGGCCCAGTCGGCGGCGTTAGCGCCAATTGGATCGCGCGGCGAGTCGCAGATGGCAGATCTTCGACGCGCTCCACTTCCACTGCCCATTTGGTCCACGGCTTCGCCACTGCGACCATGTCACCCCACAGAATCGGCTCTTCAAACTTGAGTCGCCGATCTTGTTGACCCGCCGTCACCAGTAACGGCGTTCCTTCGCGAAAGGCGTTGTAAAGCATGCCCATTGCGTTGCCGAGACCGCACGAGATGTGCAAGTTGACTACGCCCAGCGAGCGCGACGCCATTGCATATCCATCGGCCATCCCCATGACCGGAACTTCTTGCAAACCGAGGATGTATTGAAAGCGCGAATCGTCGACTAGGGCATCGCACAGGGGTAATTCTGTGGTTCCGGGATTGCCGAAAATGTGCCGCACGCCGGCGCTAGCAAGCAGATTCAGAAAGGCATCGATTCCACGCAGTGGCATGATGAATCCATCGCAACAGAGCAGGTTCGCATCCAAGCAATGCGACCATCCAAGTGTACGAGACACACTGCGACTGGCAAGATAGCCGGTTCGTCGAGCATCCTTTGGTCAGCAATATTGCCGACAAATGAAGGTCGATTGCCATGACCGACCGTTTGTCTGCGTGTTTTAGCGGAGGTTTTGTTCGCGAGACTTGCAGCGGTGATGGTCGTCCGCCGCGATCTCACGGGTTCTGCGTAAATGGCGAACAGGGTCCGTAGCCGAAAATTCAACCCGACCAACCGTCGGTTCCGAGAGTTGAGCCGGTGATTCTATCGAGAAAATACGCCGCTAGGTCGCCGCCCTTGGTAGGTCGCCCTTTGAACGCCATTCGATGGGCCGCGTGGCCGCCTCGTTTGCGGCACTGGCGCTGCGGGTTTGGCGGGAACGGCCTCGGCTGGAGGAGCTTCGATGGTCGCATCGTCCACATATTCGCCGTCGTTGAGTGGTTCATCGTGGAGTGGGACCGATCCGTAACGAGGCGACTGCTGGTAGCAGGGACGTGGATCGCGATCGCCGATGAAATTGCCGCAAGAATCGCACGGGTCGCATGTAGGCGGATTGTTGATCCAGTCGCACCAATATTTTTCACCGCAACCTTGGCAACCGTAGCAGTTGGTGCAGCCGACCGGGTGTGGACTATGGAACCAACTCAAGATGTCGTGGAACGGTAGGCTGAATCCTTGGCAGCCACTGCACGAATCACAGGTATCACAATCACCGCAACATTCTTCACCGTAGGAATCGCAACAAGCACTACCGCAACCGCTAAAAAGCCCGCAGAATGGACCTGGATGGCCGGCACACGGCCCTGGAGGACAATTGTCGCAATAACCGCACGAATCGTATGCGCCATAATAGGCCCATGAACCCCAGCAGTGCCTCCACCAAACGCATCCGCTGCTGGTGCTGCAAACAATGGCTGAAACTACGATCAAGAATGCCTGTTTCATCATCTACTAACTCCACTAATATCGTGCTGCGAAAACCAGACTTTACGTGCTGCCAAGGTCTTGAGCAGTCCGTGTCCGACCAAAATGTGAGAGTTCGGTTCCTTTGGAGTTATCGGCCGACAGAATCAGTACAATCGAGAAAAACGCTACAATCGGTAAATTGCTAGCATGCGCGAAAGTCAAATTGAGACTGGAACCCTGCCTAACTTGGCCAATGCCAAGACGAATCCCATGCCAACTTCTCTGCCGATTACAGCCGTCAATCACCTGACAGTCACGACTCGCCGCCTGGCTGCAAGCCGCAAGTTTTATTGCGATGTGCTTGGCTTTCAAGAAGTTCCGCGGCCGAATTTCAATTTTCGCGGCGCATGGCTATTTAACTTCGGCCTGATGATCCACATCATCGAAAGCGGCACAGCGGGCGATCCACATGCGGAGATTCAAACCCGCGAGCCGCATCTGGCGTTGCACAGCGACGACCTGGAATCGTGCGAGCGATTGCTACAAGAACACTGCATTGCCTACCGCAAGAACGAAGTGCCAGACCTCGGTATCAAGCAATTGTTTTTCCAGGATCCGGACGGTTATCACATTGAAGTAGGCAAGTATCCGCCGCTGCCGAAGCCCCAATAATGACTTTTCTCGCTCGCAACGAGAGACCAACGCCGGCCAAGGCTGCAATCAGAACGGCGATGCAAGCAAACACAGACGTACTCGGTTCTGAGATCATAAACGAGCGGACGAAGTTCATATCGCCGTGGGCGACGTCAAGATCGACACGTCCAGAAATACCAGGAACGGAACCCGAAGAAGTGTATTGCCAAAATGCCCAAGTCGGAAAGACACCGGTTCCTGGGTTATCCGAATGCGGATTGGGGGACGCGGGCCAGTTGGCGATCCAAAGTGTGCGGTTGGCGACCGTCGAATTCACATAGTTCGTAGCGTAATTTGTGTTCATGTAGACGATCGGCTCCGCAGATGGACCTTTGAGAGCAACAACGCGGTTCATGAAGTCGTTGATCCAATTCGACAAGAACGTCCTGCCTGACGTTGAGTTGACCCCGGCCACCTCCAGATCGAGCACCGGACGCAGATAGGGGTGCTGCATGAAGCTGCCCGCTTGGTTGACGAACCAATTGGCTTCAGCGACCGCCGAATTGCCTAAGTCTGGACGAGCGTAATGATAAGCTCCCGCCAAGATTCCTGCAGTCGTCGCTCGAGAGATATTGTTGACGAATTGCGGGTCGGCGAACGAGACCCCTTCCGACGCCTTGATGAATGCAAACGATTTGCCAGCGCTTTGGACGCTATTCCAGTTCAATTGCGAAAGCGCACCTTGCCAGTGTGAAATGTCGACGCCTTCCAGATGAGCGGCCGCAGCCGGCGCGCTATTCCACGCCACGACAACAAAGCAAGTGTAACTCACAACAAGCGTTTTAAGAGAATGGAAAAACATCGCGCAACTGATGGTTGGACAATTTGCCAACGCATTGATCCGTCACCTCTTAATCATGATTCAACCCAGACCGCATGTTTGCACGCCGACATCGAGGCAATCTACTCTCATTTCCGTGGGTATCGCAGCATTGCTCATCATTTCAATGAGGGCAGAATTCTTTCCAGGAATTCAATCGCTGCGACTCATGCTCAATGACGTTCTTGGCAATTCAAAGGATGCAGCTTCTGTTCAGTACGTGCCAACTTGGACGTATTGAGGCTTGGCACGATCGGATATGCACAAATAGAGCCGATGCACACTGTTTCGCACGGCTGTCGGTATCACAATCAAAGATGAGGTTGCTGTCATTACGCCGCATGCACTATTTCCACACAAAGTCTCCAGCATTTACGCTGGGCAGATGGCTAACTCCCATCAAAAACTTATCCACCGCCCGCGCCGCCTCGCGTCCTTCGTGAATCGCCCACACCACCAGCGACTGGCCGCGGCGCAGGTCGCCTGCAGCGAACACTCCAGTGCAACTTGTCATGAAGTCGTCGTCGGTTTTGACGTTGCCACGGGGATCGATTTCAAGGCCGAGATCGGTGATCGGACCGACCTTTTCTGGGCCGACAAACCCCATCGCAAGCAATACCAATTGGCAGGGCCAAACATGCTGAGTGCCATCGACTTCCTTGAAAATGTTGCGGCCTTGCTCGTCTTTTCCCCACTCGATGCGCACCGTGACGAGGCTTTCGACATTGCCGTTGGCATCGCCGCAGAATTGCGTGGTCAGGATGCCCCACTCGCGCTGGCAACCTTCTTCGTGCGAAGTGCTCGTGCGCAGAATCAATGGCCACTGCGGCCATGGTGTGCCCGCGGGTCGCTCGCTTGAGCGGGGGTACGGTCCCACATCGGGCGGCTGCGGCAGTAGTTCGAACTGTGTCAAGCTGCGACAGCCTTGGCGATTCGAGGTGCCGTCGCAGTCGCTGCCAGTATCGCCTCCGCCAATGACAATGACGTCTTTGCCGGTGGCTAAAATCTGGCTAGGTACGGAATCGCCTTGATTGACTTTGTTCTGCTGCGGCAGAAACTCCATTGCAAAATGGATCCCGTTTAGTCCGCGACCGGGAATGGGCAAGTCGCGGGGATGGGTAGCGCCGCCGCAGAGCAGAATGGCATCGTAATCGCGCCGCAGATCGGCAGTAGAGACATTCACGCCAACATTTGCATTGCAAACGAATTCGACGCCCTCCTCTTCCATCTGCTTGATCCGCCGCCATACTCTCGACTTTTCGAGTTTGAAATCGGGAATGCCGTACATCAGCAATCCGCCTGGGCGATCAGAGCGTTCCACGATCGTCACGTAGTGGCCAGCGCGATTTAGTTGCTGAGCCGCGGCCAATCCGGCTGGGCCACTGCCGACGACGACAATCTTCTTGCCCGTGCGTGCGAGCGGCGGTTCGGGAACGATCCAGCCTTCGTCGAAGCCGCGGTCAGCAATCGACATTTCAAGCTGCTTGATCGCCACAGGGTCTTCATGGATTCCCAGTACGCAAGCTGCTTCGCAAGGGGCAGGACAGACGCGCCCGGTAAACTCGGGAAAGTTATTGGTGGCATGCAAGCGGTTGATCGCTTCGCGCCAGTGGTCGCGGTAGACCAAATCGTTCCAATCAGGAATGATGTTTCCCAGCGGGCAACCCGTGTGGCAAAACGGCACGCCACAATCCATACAACGAGCGCCTTGGACTCGCAGTTCTTCCTCAGGCAATACCGTGAGAAATTCACGGAAGTGCTTCACCCGTTCTGCGATGGGCTGTTTGCCGCTCACCTTGCGGCCGTACTTCAGAAATCCGCGAACGTCACCCATCGGGAACTTTCCAATTATCTCAATTATGGTTAGCGAACGATTGCTGAATGAACGAACGTCGAGAGAATGACAAATGTCCCATTATCGACGATTGAGTCCATAGCAATAGCTCTTGAATATTCGCCCGCGACGACTCATTGAACATTCGGATTCGGTCATCAGTCAATCACTCCTACCCGCTTACCGCCTGCAATTCTCTCTCGGATTCTTGGCGGGCTGACTTCGACAGTTCCGCCATAGCACGCTTGTAATCGACTGGCATTACTTTGACGAAATAACTAAGCAGGGTGGTCCAATTACTCAGCACTCGTTGCCCTGGCGCACTACCGGTGTATTGCACATGCCTCGCGACCATCCTATGAATATACTTTCGGTCGTGATCGTCGAGCTCGTCAAGTTCGACCATGTCCATATTCACGAGCCGAGAAAATTGGCCTGTTTCATCGAGTACATACGCCACTCCACCGCTCATGCCTGCTGCGAAGTTGCGGCCGGTTTCTCCGAGAATGATCGCTCGCCCGCCGGTCATGTATTCGCAGCCGTGATCGCCCACGCCTTCAACAACCGCATGCGCGCCACTATTGCGGACGCAGAACCGCTCGCCCGCGATGCCACGAATGAAGATTTCTCCGCTGGTAGCGCCGTACAGCACGACGTTGCCGGCAATAATATTCTTCTCTGCGGCAAAACTCGATTCGCGAGGCGGGTAGATGATAATCTTTCCGCCCGACAGACCTTTGCCACAGTAATCGTTGACGTCTCCTTCGACACAAACAGTAACGCCATGTACTCCGAAGGCAAACAGGCTTTGTCCAGCCGAACCTGTGAAGTTGATCTGAATCGTGTCTTCCCGGTCAAAGCCTTTCGCGCCGTAGCGCCTGGTGACTTCGCTTGAGAGGATGGTGCCGACCGTGCGGTTAATATTCCGAATTGGCAAGTCGAGCGTGACAGGCGATTGATGCTCGATCGCCGGGCGGCACCGGTCGAGCAAGGTCGTCACATCGAGCGATTGATCGATGCCGTGGTCTTGCGCAGCCTTGCAGTACGTGTCGTAATGCGCCGGAACATTCGGCTTGAATAAAATGCTGCTAAAATCGAGTCCCTGCGCTTTCCAATGGGCGATGGCCTTTCGAGTATCGAGCAGATCAACTCGGCCGACCATTTCGTTGATCGTGCGGAAGCCAAGCTGTGCCATTTGTTCGCGCATCTCTTCAGCCAGCAGGAAGAAGAAGTTGATGGCATATTCCGGCTTGCCGTGAAACTTTTTCCGCAGCTCGGGGTCTTGCGTGGCAATGCCGACGGGGCAAGTGTTCAAGTGAC
It encodes the following:
- a CDS encoding HEAT repeat domain-containing protein gives rise to the protein MSLSNCLSIGWRIAEIFGIAALLIVAGCNADPSMEYQSLPQPVNQPTIRFTSNIAPGQLIAESLGQIGEPAVDALKQSLADKNPIVRVEACRALGYMGVKANAAVAELIAALDDSEEAVRLEAARALGDIGEASAPAVPRLIELLRQQR
- a CDS encoding VOC family protein; the protein is MPTSLPITAVNHLTVTTRRLAASRKFYCDVLGFQEVPRPNFNFRGAWLFNFGLMIHIIESGTAGDPHAEIQTREPHLALHSDDLESCERLLQEHCIAYRKNEVPDLGIKQLFFQDPDGYHIEVGKYPPLPKPQ
- a CDS encoding glycoside hydrolase family 25 protein, translating into MSYTCFVVVAWNSAPAAAAHLEGVDISHWQGALSQLNWNSVQSAGKSFAFIKASEGVSFADPQFVNNISRATTAGILAGAYHYARPDLGNSAVAEANWFVNQAGSFMQHPYLRPVLDLEVAGVNSTSGRTFLSNWINDFMNRVVALKGPSAEPIVYMNTNYATNYVNSTVANRTLWIANWPASPNPHSDNPGTGVFPTWAFWQYTSSGSVPGISGRVDLDVAHGDMNFVRSFMISEPSTSVFACIAVLIAALAGVGLSLRARKVIIGASAAADTCLLQCDNRPDPGKTIA
- a CDS encoding glutamate synthase subunit beta — protein: MGDVRGFLKYGRKVSGKQPIAERVKHFREFLTVLPEEELRVQGARCMDCGVPFCHTGCPLGNIIPDWNDLVYRDHWREAINRLHATNNFPEFTGRVCPAPCEAACVLGIHEDPVAIKQLEMSIADRGFDEGWIVPEPPLARTGKKIVVVGSGPAGLAAAQQLNRAGHYVTIVERSDRPGGLLMYGIPDFKLEKSRVWRRIKQMEEEGVEFVCNANVGVNVSTADLRRDYDAILLCGGATHPRDLPIPGRGLNGIHFAMEFLPQQNKVNQGDSVPSQILATGKDVIVIGGGDTGSDCDGTSNRQGCRSLTQFELLPQPPDVGPYPRSSERPAGTPWPQWPLILRTSTSHEEGCQREWGILTTQFCGDANGNVESLVTVRIEWGKDEQGRNIFKEVDGTQHVWPCQLVLLAMGFVGPEKVGPITDLGLEIDPRGNVKTDDDFMTSCTGVFAAGDLRRGQSLVVWAIHEGREAARAVDKFLMGVSHLPSVNAGDFVWK